Part of the Lolium rigidum isolate FL_2022 chromosome 6, APGP_CSIRO_Lrig_0.1, whole genome shotgun sequence genome, cgctgaattttccagtttgagtgactgagtgtgccctcgaatgttctttcttggcagcgaacatacgaaaatcaacacaactggtttcctcattttgcaatgttttatttgtgtccaccatggttcaaactatgtgttagtttgtgtaccatgttccaaactatgtgttagtttgtgtaaaatcatgtttcaatatgtaatatttggaactatgtttaaatggagaaaaggaaaaaaaagaaaaagaaaatgcgtcgccccgctggagcagcccccagacgcaaacggacgcgcggacaaaaacggtcattttagcgtccgcagcgcgacggaaacggacgctcgcggacattaaaatgcgtcgcgctgctggagatgcccttatgccaAGGCATGCAACTCATCAATGATAGATGAGAGTCAAAGCTTTTCTTTTTTGAGCTGCCCCATCATATGACGTGCCCAAACCTTTTAAACCACATTGGCAAAGCCCTTGATGTATCCATCCAAGTTCAAACCTGAATTGACGTTTACACTATGGTCTAGACGTACCTACGGTTAAAAGGGTAGAGACAGGGTCCAACAACGCCTCAATTCGTTCTAGAGCACGTACTATTATCAAGGAAAATTTTGATTCCCATTTGGTGTCCATGAGTACACGGTCTACTTTTCAGGAAGGCTGTTCGCCCATGTGAACTGCTGCCCAATCATTGAAAGTTCTCCTAAATCAAAACTATTAATAACAACATTAAATAAGAAAGGCTAACGATTGGGACATGACATTTCTGCACCTGGGTATGTATGCTACTGGTTTTTCTAAATGAACTTTAATCGTATTATAAAATGTAAAAATCCCAACAAAAATATCGCGCGTATATCTTGATTTTCTATGTGTTCGCAAAGTTGTTTCACACCAACCGATATATTTTGAGTCATGtggaaaaagacaaaatttgatgCTAAAAAGTAAGCTCTTCAAACGAATTTCCTTCTCTATTTTACACAGGACACAAAAATTATCGGCTATCCTCGAAACTTGGCATACGCCATATAATGTCGACGTATACGTGTGGAATTTTTTGTTCAGATtcttttttgatattttaaaatattttttctagtggcaggagcatatgcactgAAGATTAAAAGTGCACTTCCGCAATGATTGTCAAATCTACATTTATTTTTATCATATTGAAATCTAAGCAAATTGAAATCCCCACCTATTAGAATAGGATATGAGTTGTCCTTTGTCAGATTAACCAACTCACGTAGAAATGCAACTTTGTATTCTTATTGTGCTGCTTCATACACGGTGATAATATTTCATGTGAAATTATCTGCCTTGTTACAGATATAGAGTTTAATATGATACTCTCCATTCTAACTAACCAATACATCCATAACCTCGGTTCTGTAGCATTCGCTGATGCCAATTAAACCAACTTTAAGATGGTATAGATGCTCGATAAGGCATGAGGTTAATAGTTTTCTCGTAGTATCGCCAGTGACGCCAAGCAGTAAGCCCCAGATCTGTCACGTGGCGGACGTGAGAACAAGGTAAAGTCTATACCATCAGAAAGACGGTTAAGAAGATTCATCAAGAAATCTCGTCTACCATTTTCCAAAATAACCACAAAATTTAACTTATCATTACGAGCACAATCAACAATGTGtaaatgtttagccaagtcacgaAAACTCTACTATTCAAAAACATGACATCTGTTGAGAAACAATTAAGGATTTACACACTTCTGCTTTTTTTTCCCGTGGCTTTTAACTCTTTTTTGAAGTGGAGGCTTTAGATTTCCGGGCCAAGGCTTTCAGTTCATATAAAGAACTAACCCGTCCTCATCATCCAGATGCCTCGCCAACTAGATGAGAGAGGAGCTgaccatcaactttgacatacgcCTTCTCATCGTCTAGATGTGTGGTATGACATACCGTGCATAGCTTATGCCAAAGAATCCTTATCAGTTGACGGCGCGCCATCCTCGGCAACCGTATGCCAGCCACTGCACCGCGTAGGCATCGCCAACGGCGTGACTGTGGGGGGAGGCGTGGGTGGTGTAGCAGCCTACCCCGCAACAAAACCAGCCGGTGATGAAGTAGTTCCTgtcggcgagctcggcggagAACACAGACAGCAGACCGTCTGCTGTGCCCGTTCCGGTGAAGAACCAGGTGAGGCACCGGCTCCAACGACCTGGAAGCTGGCGGACATGTGATCGTTTAATTGCCAGATCCCTCTGTTTGTGTTTCTATACTGTACAAAACCATAGATTTCCCCCGTTAGCAGTTGGCTGTACGTCGTAGAAACCTCTTGCTGTCTCCATCCTAAGAGTTAGTGACAATGCAGGTATATATTCCCCACTAGCAAAAGACAAGTTTATTCTTACCTGACTGGTGATCTCTCTCGAAGGTGACCTACAGGACAACTTCAGCATTGAGACGATTGCATGTggcaactagttgcggaatatcccctCTCGTGGCAACTCTGCTTCTGCTTGTTTATCATCAGGTTGCTAACAAACTTGATTTGGATTTACAAAACTGTATATGAGTCAGAGCAATCATAGCTATGTGAGAGATGACAAATGTTAAGTGGGTTATGATGGATCGATGCTTGCCATTGATGGTAAGCTTTGTATTTGATCAATGATCAGAAACCAACATTAGGTCAGGTAGCCAGGCAGGGGGTAAGGTACTCTCAAATTGGCTCTTCTTCCTGAAACACATCCTCATTGCAAGCTGAACAAGTTAGCACCATACGTATGACTGTGAGCCGGTCTTTTCCATTTCTCTGAAACTTTTAAATGGCATCAACCCGGCGAAATGGAATCGATCCTGTCCAAGAAATTTTCAGACGAATGCCAAAAAAGGCGAGTGAAGAAGGCAGAAAGCAGTGTGTAGACGTGTCTTTCACGAGGACATTCCCTACCCCACTCATGCACGGAGCCAtgctataaaaagcacacacacGCATCATCCCATCCTGCAACTCAAGCCACAACAACACACTACCATCATACGACACACAAACACATACGCAAAGACTATCACATCTTCGATCGCAATGGCGCACTTCCAGGAGGTGGACTACTGCTCGGAGGAGATGAGGTCGGTGGCCAACccgggccgcggcggcggcatgcAGCAGCACATCGAGAAGAAGACTTTGGTGCAGGAGGTTGACAAGGCCGGCCGGCACGGGCACCACGGCCGCGGCTCCGGCCACTTGAACGTGCGCGAGAGCAAGCTCGAGGAAGACCTCAACACCCGCACCGGCGAGTTCCACGAGCGTAAGGAGAACTTCGTCGTCAGGGCCGACTAAGCTATATATGTTACGTTACACGGAGCAGACGATGCCTGTGCGCATCTATGCATGTCAGCATGTACTATACATGTATAGCGTTGCGTATATGGGTGCATGCTTGGCGCTAGTAGCCTAGCGTGCATGCATATGCAGCGCTTAAATAAGCTGATGGTTACCTGGAACTGGAATAAAGCTTTCTTCCTACTATTAATCGGATCGATGGTATGCAAACGAGACGACTGCACGCGTGTAGTACACTCGGACCGGAATACAATTTGTACATATATGCACTTATATATGCACTTATATCTTACAGTTGAAAACACTCATCCACCACAACCTCCATTGGTAATGGGGAGATTGCTCCTTTTTGGGATTTCCCGTGGCTCAACGGAAACAAGCCCAAATATATTACCCCGCTCATATATGAGGCCTCCACGAGAAAGAAATGAAAAGTCAAGCATGCACTCACCAATAACGCTTGGATTGCTAAAATAAAAATGGACACCGACTTGACCGTCCATCACATTCATGAGTACATCCGGCTTTGGGTACAATTAAATGCCTTTCAACTTATTGAGGACGCACAAGACTCCATCACTTGGAATCTCACTTCGAATGGGGAGTACACGATGACCTCCGCTTACAAGGCGCAATTCTTGGAAGCCACATTAACAAATATAAATAAGATGGTGTGGAAGGTTTGGGTCCCTCCAAAGGTCAAATTCTTCGCTTGGTTGGCCATCCGCAATAGAATTTGGACGGCGGATCGTCTTGAGAGAAGGGGTTGGGACAATTGTGGGCTTTGCCCGCTTTGCATGCAAACTCAAGAGACGGCGGCACATCTCTTCTCTCAATGCCGCTATACCAAGAGGCTTTGGGATATGGTTAAGAGTTGGCTTGGGATCCCCTCCGTTCACACTCATGAGTGGGCGGGTGATGCGTCCCTTCGGAAGTGGTGGAAGATAATGTTGTGCAACGCAACGGAGAACCGGAAAGCCATATCTTCCATAACCATGCTTGTCACTTGGACAACATGGAAGGAGCGTAATGCAAGAGTTTTCAACAACCACGCCCCCAACCA contains:
- the LOC124660057 gene encoding uncharacterized protein LOC124660057, encoding MAHFQEVDYCSEEMRSVANPGRGGGMQQHIEKKTLVQEVDKAGRHGHHGRGSGHLNVRESKLEEDLNTRTGEFHERKENFVVRAD